From Impatiens glandulifera chromosome 7, dImpGla2.1, whole genome shotgun sequence:
AATTTTGGCTCAAAAAATCATGCTTCACCATTAATAACCATCTTGTAGGAAGGTGGCTTATTTAtcatattcattaaaaaaataacattatattaaattcagTCAATTGATATAAACCCACATCAATATCAACATTTATTACAATAaactgtttattatttttaaattttaaatttaaaaattagtaatCCCCTTACAAAGTTATTACCtacaatataaatttatttgtttccaTTAATCCTTGAAATATacaaatacataaaaattagaTTGGATGATGATTGTcttatgatatctttcaccaaAATTAACACCAAAGAAAcagtaataatattatatatgactTAAGGATAGATCAAGGtgttaaaattaaactataatacCTTTCtgtgtataataaaaaaaagatgaaaaggtattaataatttaagtaagtttaaaagtaatatttaaacaCTAATCGttaatttctattaaaaaaacaagaatCCTCCCAACCACCAACATGTTGTGTCTTTAATGTGGCTATTTGAAAACAAGCATATTTGTTTTTTCAGTTACATATCTTAATTCAGGTCCAAATCAAATAATGGTTTGAGATAACCAAATGAGAGAAAAGGTTGATATTGGATCTTCAAAATGATCATACATAAAAAGATAAGTAACCAAACCCTATGATCAATCCTcttaattaaatagattaaacaTTACCCATCACAactactaataattaattaacccTAGCTATCCAAACAGATGTCTTTCACTCAATAGACCAAAGATGATCATGAAttagaacaagaacaagaacaagaacaagaacaaaaAGAAGAACCTGAATTAATCATAGTATTTCTTAAGGAAGATGATGATCAATGGCTGAGTTAATGTTCTTCTTGGCAAGACTGTGCTTGTTATTATGCATCCAAACCTTTAACACTCTCCTCTTGACTCCAATTTCTTGACAGAACTGTTGAACAATGGATTCCTCTTGTTTCTGAATCTTCCATCCAACTTTCTCAGCAAAGTTTAACATTTTCTCCTTCTGTTCTTGAGAAAACTTTGTCCTGAATCTCTTCTTCCCAACCCGATGATGCTGATGGTGGTACTGTTGGTGGTggtggttattataattatgatgGCTATGAGCTGGTCTGGAGAAAGCCCCACCACCATCTTCTTGTTCATCAGACTCTGAAGGAATGGGACCCATATTGTAGGACATTATCATCTGATGGTGGTGTGGTGCTGATCTTGAGGGAATAAGGGCACCGGTAGCTGTAGGGTACCCTAAATTACTACCCTGATCCGGGGCTGAACCTAAGATGGTTTTATTATGATGATGGGTCAAAAGAAGTTTCCTTTGAGTTCTCATATTATGGAAGTAATCACCAGCTTCTACTTCTTTTCTATGGAAGTTTCTATGGCAGTTACAAGCAGAGCATGTTAATGCTTCAATTGTACCTTCTTCCCCACTTGGCATGAATTCTCCACACCCATCAGTTGCATTCCCACCCATGGAAGCTGCATGGTTCTTTAGACATTCTCTGTACCTTATCACCGCCGGCTTCTTGTATGGCACAACCGCCgccaccgccgccgccgcccCATGGTCATGATCAAGAACGTCTACTGCAGCAGAAGATGGGATGAGAGTAGAATTACCATTGGAGTGAATTTGAGGAGCTGAGGAAATGGGTAATTCAAGATGATGGATCATGTGACCACTATATGAAGTGTTGATCGGAACTGGAAtatcatcttcttgatgatgatgatgatttgagAGTTCCATTAGAAAATCTGAGTTGGGTTATGAGTGAAAATAAGAATCAGCTTAATGAAATTTCATCGAACAGGTTATGTGCACAGTAAATAAAAGAAGACAATTACTTACTAAAACTACTACATTTATGATCAAGAATTGATTTGAGAAGATTGaagaagaaatgagagatttttGCAGGTGGGTtctaaataataacaatatattcaGAGCTTATAAGTAATTGGAGGGACCAAAAAGCAAGCAAAgagataataaagaaaaaaaaagcagATTTCTTTTTAACAGACAAACACACAGTAGCAGTGTGTTTTTACACACACGGAtagatatagagagagaatgTGGAAGTGATTGCTTTGCTTGCACTATCAGGCATCAAGTTTACGCCATTTATGTCAGacaatttagagagagaaaatcatgATTCTTGAAAATACAGAAGATGGTCAGATTCATAAATTtgcaatattattaaattagggttaattaattaattgcatGCATGCTCTAATACTGAATAAATTTAGATACCCATAACCCACCTCAATACTCATGCAATGCAtgtgaataatttattactgaatttataaacaattagtttaattaattaattattctgtttattaatgaatgaaatGTAAAAAGACTGAATTTTTCTTTTCCCTACACCATGCAGTGACCAGAGACTAGACCAATATATGATTACTGTTttagaagaaaatgaaatagtAAAAAAAGGCACACTTCAAGTTggtaaaaaaagtaaaagtaaatgtaaatataaaaggAGACAtgtcatgttatatatatatatatatataagaaggAGAGTCAAAAAGGTGAAGTAATTATTTATGCTGAAAATAGGGTTTGCTTGCAAAATAACTTCTTTGCTTCACGCGCTGGTTTTACTACTGCAGGAAATATTTaccatttttatttcttcaCAGAGGACCCCCACCACCATCtcaattttctgttttttgttttttaaaaaattagttactTGATgggttaaaaattgaattaaaaaatgatgTAAAAGTGAAAATGATATGTATATATGGAGATGGATAGTGAGTGGTATTAAAGAGAGATTATTGGGTAGTGGTAGTAGAAGCAAACAGAAGCGTGATGGAGGCTTTATTGGTGGatgtttcaataatttaattatcaagTCATTTTCGTGTTTCAATTTTGTCAGTCTATTGTCCTACTAACATTTATCaacatacaaattattatttgttttttactttaattgAAATTTCAGATTTTATGTTTTCAAATCTCACTATTTGACCTTCATTGTCATTAAAATgatacaaaacaaaaataataagttaaaaattaagatgataAAACGTTTTATCCATTTAGGTGTAACCTCCTATTACTCAAGTTTTGATAATTCAAAACCTTgacaaaattaaaagttatcTTTTGActatatcaaaattattgacTATATTTTTGGTAGCcgaaatatttacaatcttttatCTAATTTAGTCTGATTTAAGTGAAATAACGGTTTTGATTATCGATTCTCTAAAATTTGGTAGTCAAAATTCCTCTATTCGTTAAAATTCGATACTTAAAATTTGTGatattaatactttatttataaattacacgtaaataataaattaacgacGTTTGAAACCATTAAGACAAAATATCGTTTTTATAACATTAACATTAACATTCCCAAAATTGTAAAATACGAAAAACAATATCTAAAATCTCAATTAACACGGCAAATAAATAGCTCCATTTTACCTATGAgcctattatttttatacaatattaatattattaactcACATTATTTCATTTCTCTAGTCAAAAGTAGATGGAcatgtaataataattattattatacctCTATATATTTACACCCACAAACACAAAAACACTTTATTCTTCACTATCCATTCCTTTATTTTATTCCCATAAGTATAAATATTCCATTAAATAAATcaacttctttaaaattttgtctccatctctattattattatgttactttttttcattattaattttaaccttTCCATGTAcataaaaattctttttttactaaattagtTGATTTAAAATAACCCATATATAACTATTTACAAGACCTTAGttgttgtttttaattaattgccATTGTTGGTAATGCTTTTTCTGTGTTAAAATAAAGTTGTCCATTCACTAACCAAATAAGTAGTCACATGCAAAGAAGAGAAATCAgataatagttttaataataataataatggtactgtacaatatatatatatatatataatttttttttacaatatttattgctgtatgaagaagaagatgaagagggGCCACCAAGAAtaataaatagggttttgatGACACACATTTATAATTTCATCACCATTTTCAAGACCCATACATCTCAATCACCGCCAGcccaaattaataaatattattacacttgtaaacattttataaatcataacccaaaaaggaaaaacaaaaccaatattttaataatattggtGACATTCAAttcatcttaattaatttgcCCTAGCCAAGTGTCTTGTTTGCTTGGCCTACACCATTGCCCATTTATTACTAAGAAAATAGAAATTTTGTGGATTTGATTTtctattacaaaatatatattgaaaatggtcactaaaaaataaaagattaatggTGTTACTTTATATAGaagaaaatgatatatatatcttttagcTTCCACAGTTGTAACAATGTTAGACAAACTTTTAGCCATGATTAGTCATTTCTAGAACTTAAAGCCCCCATCCCCAGGCCCCCCCCTTCACTTCCTTTAAGCctttatgtaataataataataatcattctTCTTGTTTCAAATGCATGCTTCAAAAGCACACGCCTAACTCTATTtctatttctttcaaattatacactaattaatatgataattacaaattcaatatatatgtttttatttcaattattaataagatatgTTGTTAAGTGGTAGGTAGAGTAAGAACTTATGTTTGAACTTtgaaaatcataaatatattatttggttGCCCTAACCCACGGTGAAAGGCAACTTTGAACTCATGAccttaataataatgttaaaatatttaattaattaaattagattaaattatttttaataaatttaaatacaaaattattatatatttttatagggTGCCAGGGCAATGGAAGGactgaatttaaatatatgagtAATCATCTCTtgtaacaattaaatataataaaaaaaaaataaaaaaaaaaattgtaagagaaaaaaaagtaaagtatAGCCGTTGGGAACATTCCCACCACCTTTAAATATTTGTCTTCTCCTCTAACTTAAATACCAacaccataataataataagaagaaatgGCCATAAacttatagaatatatatataaataaataaataagattcaAAGCCAATTTAAAGTCACATCACAGAACCCTCACACATAAAAGAAAACAGTACTAGGCCCATTTGAAAACAATGTTTCAAACTTTCAGTCGagtacaaaattttcaaatttatgtagttAGTTATTtcaaatgttaaataaataaataaaactgttttttcaaataattttagttaaagcTTTAGATTGTAATTTTATGTTTCCGGGTCccactataattttttttcacaatcCCTTAGTCTGAACTGGGTCGGGGCGGGCTGGCTGGCTGGGCTGAGTATAGAAGATCATTATTTTACAAGTAATAAATTAAAGCAATATTCaatttccatttttttattacaagaATATCCACAGACTGGCTTAATTCTGATTCTCACATCTATATATAACATgaacattatttttcatatttatatatatagtgataAACAAGGTCACAATATCTATTATAAACAAtggaataaaaatttaattaatgaatgaacTGAGATCTATTGAAGATTAAGAGACTCATTAACCACtctattaattcatatttatatatacactGATAAACAAGGTCACAATATCTCAATTAACAGTATTCGCAACCACCAATGTGAATCGGATATGCTTTCCTCCTTCGACAATATTCACAAACTCGCCTAGTGTAAAAGTCGAACAACCAATGTGAAACGAATATGCTTCGACAATATTCACATATATTCGATCTAATTCCCCCAACCCACTTTCTTTTGTACCAAATATCAAGTGTAGGACCTTCTCATTTGttctttatgtatatattattttttgaagaaaaaactcaatttatctttttatagagttattcaattatattttataaaaatgttataacgGTTGATCCAAGACAAGAACAGATAAAGTGAGTGGATTTGAAACAAAAAGTTGTACCAATTCAATAATGAATCTTACCTTACATATGTATGTACTTTAAATTGCTTTGGTTTGGTTTATAAGTTTGCGTGTAAAAATGTTTCCTAGAGAGCTTTTACAGCATGATACAAATGTTTTTTCATCACTTTTCTTTCTTTACTATGTCTGTGGGGGCCAGGTCTAGgatttcttatttcttttatatcaaaacaatatttatatgtttcaaAATGGGTCATttataagtttgaaatatatagAGAAACAAAAACTTGTTTCAGTTTCCAAATAATACACCATTCATGAACAataagagaagaagaaaacacAACTTAATATTATAGAAATAGTATTAGTCATCAAATAACAAGGTTCGAGCCTAAGACAACCTTATTCAGCAACAACCAAATATAAACAGAAGCACCAATTGCAGCGCCCCCACCAAAGGTCAAGAAACCAAAACCATCCCTAACACAATTTCAcctgcaaaaaataaaaataacgaACTCATTAGTTTTTACCCCCATCTATTTGAATGAATATGATTGTTCTCAATTCAGGAGGAAGGACTCTAATCCTACGTGAAAACTCAGAAATTCAGCACATTTTCACCAATTCAAGGTGAAATATGGAGTTGAGTTCTTGCA
This genomic window contains:
- the LOC124910299 gene encoding zinc-finger homeodomain protein 3-like, whose protein sequence is MELSNHHHHQEDDIPVPINTSYSGHMIHHLELPISSAPQIHSNGNSTLIPSSAAVDVLDHDHGAAAAVAAVVPYKKPAVIRYRECLKNHAASMGGNATDGCGEFMPSGEEGTIEALTCSACNCHRNFHRKEVEAGDYFHNMRTQRKLLLTHHHNKTILGSAPDQGSNLGYPTATGALIPSRSAPHHHQMIMSYNMGPIPSESDEQEDGGGAFSRPAHSHHNYNNHHHQQYHHQHHRVGKKRFRTKFSQEQKEKMLNFAEKVGWKIQKQEESIVQQFCQEIGVKRRVLKVWMHNNKHSLAKKNINSAIDHHLP